GTTCCCACGGCGGCAAAGATGGCGATGCCAATGACGAGAGGCGCAAATGGCCCGGCGACTGCGGCCCCGACGGCGAGAGCTGGCAGGGCGAAGCCGGCAACAGCGCCTATAGCGATCATGGCCGTGGTGATTTTCGAGATTTCCTTCTTGAGGTCTTGGATGTCTTTATTCAGCTGTGTGATCTTATCGTTCAGGCTGCCCTCCTTCTTTTGTGCCCAGCTATCGAACCGGGCGGTGTATTCATATATGTCGGCCAGGAAGTTGCTAAAGCTGTCGTGGATTCCCTGGGCTTCCTTCTCGAGGTCTTCGGCCTCCTGTAGTAGCCCGCTCGCGTCAGCTCTTGTTGAGCAGAGGTACAGGAAGGAGGGACGGAAGGTACGGTACCTTGATAAAGTCGCCGATCTTCTGCTTCCTTCTTTCCAGGGGGATCTGGTTGTCCGCGGCAATCTTTATGACGACGGTGTCGAACTCTACATCGACAGGAGTCAGCCCAAAGGCGAGGGGGCGGGGGGAAGGTCACAACAAAAGGTCTTCCGGGCGACGCACCGTCGGCCTGCTGGGCTACCTTGATCGCAGACAGGCGGCTCGAGTCTAGGAAGTCGCGGTAGCGCTGCCGTGAGGCAAGGGACAGGGTGAGGCACGTCAGCACCAGAAGAGGGCTCGTCATCTCATGCCGTCAAGCGCGggcccccggggggggggggcgatCCACACCTTTTCGAGACTCTTGAAATCGGAGACCAACTTCTGTGATTCTTCCGAGCCATCGAGAGACGAGATGGACGAGAGCTTGTCGGTAATGTTCAGGAAGTCGGTAGCAACCTTCTTGCACTGCTCGGCGCAATTGGCCGCTTTCCACTCGAGGTGTTCCTGTACCTGGGAGAAACCCTCGGAAAAGCCTTGATGGAATTGCTTCAGCTGTTCCGGATTAAGCTCGATGGGCTCGTGCTCGCGGGCGGCAAGAATAGTCTTCTCTTCATCATCGAGGCTGTCGAAGGCCCTCTTTAGTCCCTCGACTGTCGGGTCCTGTTTGATATTGTTATCAACCTTGCTGATGATAGAGTCGTAGGAGGGGGGTGCGTCGGTAGCCATGATGCAGTCGGTGGTGAACCAAAGGAAGAGTACGACTACGAAGTAGTGGTATCGAAGAATAAGGAGGAGATGAGCCAGCTGTTGGACAATGCTTTAGAACATTAAGTCTCAAGGAGTAACCAGTACCTTGGCCTTCGCACTCTCTTTATAGGCGAAGAATCCGGTGTGTCTTTAAGAGCAAGGTCGCCGCCGGGACGCTAATATGACATTACCCTTTCCGCTTGTTGGGCTCCGATGCGAGACTAATGTCTTCATTGTGCGACACTACCTCAAATTTCGCTTTATACTTCCTGAATTGGCCCGAGATCGACATCCTGCATCTCGCTGTACAGCACAAGGAGTCGTAAAATGCATTGCGGTGATCTTTCGAGGTCTATCGACTGAGGAGGGGGCGTGtaattctctctctctctctctcttttctctctctctctctctctctctctccccccccccctcccccccctttttcccccTATTTATTTCTTAAGAGGCTTCTCGCATAAGCCAAGTTTTGCAAGCACCTTAGGAATTGCCACTGGATGACACCCTTTGTCTTTGCCCAACGGGCCCCGGTGCCTCAGCGAGCAAAAATTAGCGAGCTGGAGGCGGGGACGTAAAGTGGCCTTCGCCGCACTTCCCGCCGAGAAAAAGCAACAACAGCGAATACACAACCTCAGTGGCACTTCGGGACTGCAGCTGAGATCAGCCACGAGCGGGGAAACGAGGGGTAACGGGTGCTGGGAGGGGAGCTAGAGAAGGGGAGAATAGGAGACGGTAAGGTCGAGTCCAGTGTGCCCACAACCCGACTTCTTGGTCACCGCTCGATCCCTAGTTGCTTCAGAATCATCCGCGCGTGTATCCTATACCCCTTCACACCAACTAATTACCAACCATGAGACTTTGCGTCCCAACACCTTTGAATGTGTTGCTGAGATATCTTGTCCCTGAACAGCACTTCTGAACTGTACAATCAAAAATGCAGACGTAATTAAATGTAGCTCATGCACGACGGTCAACTTGTAGCGGAATACTACGTCATTTATGCCTATGAGGCTTCCATCAAGTCcctagcatattacctactcaAGGTGAGGTACGGTGCCTGCCTTGGGTACTGTTGCAGGAGCATGACCCCACATTGCTCTCAGCCAGCCACCACTCACTGCTCCTGGTTTACTCACATTTCCTGAACAGGGCACTTACACAGGGCCAAGACAATTTGCAGCCTATCATAATTATGTCGCACGTACTTATCTCTCTGTAGCTAGAGGTCGTCAGATGTCAGCGCAGCCCAACCACAActataattattatatcaGTACTATATTTGTTGCCTTCCATTTCGGGAAGGGATCTATCTGAGCCCACAACATCACTCGTATTGCCAAGTTGAGCTGGATGGCACATGTAATATCGAAGATGGGAACTCGTTACTACGACGCCTTCATCTTGTTGAACCTGCTAGATATTAATTAGCCGCTTGGATTGACAGGTCATCCATTCTCAGGAAAAGACTCCGCTACGGAACAGAAGAAGGGTATAAGCTAATTATTAATCAACCTTTTTTTGATTTTTATCATTGGGAGGAAGCGGTGGGCGCCTAATATGGCCCTCGTCGATGTCTGGTTGTTGGGCATCGTTCTCGCAACGCTTCTTTCTGTGTGGAAGTTCCGAGAAGAACAGGGAAGGATCAAAGAATGGTAGTGGAATGGTGCCGCAGCATTCGCCAGAAGGCGAAGACGGCGGCTCGTGCAAGGCGTCCGCCGACACGATCTGCTGGTTCTGTAGTCGATGCTCTCTGCCTCGAACCAGAAACCCGAAAGACGGCCGTAGCGGACTCCATAGGGAGGCCCTGCTCTTGCTTGACGACAGCgtctcaaaaaaaaaaaaaggcggccgaggagaagCGGACAGCTACCACCATTTGAACGGCCCGGACACCGAGGGGTTCGCTTAGTTTCTTGAATGTGGCGTCTTTCATCATTTGCGTGACCGTAAAAGCACATATTTGGAGGGAGACGCCAGGGCGTATTACCTGAAGTGACCTAATTGACGAACGCAGAAAATTGAGAATGTTGTTCGAAGTGAGCTAGATGTGTCTCTGTATTTGTGAGACGTTTGACTATTAAGCCGGTACGTTGAAAGCTGATGTATTTGAACGAACTGCTCTAATTAAGGGATTTTGAGAGCACATTACGAATTCAAGGCCGCCGACCATGACAAAAGCCGCAATGTGGAGTATCAGATAGATCATGTCAAACAACATAGAATAAACAACGCCTTCCGGGACCAGGGAGGACCAAAGACGAAAATATAGTTTGTGCAAACTCAGGTTGCCGAGTCCAGGCATTTTTTATAATCCAATGTTACATAGGCGAAGTAGTATCTCAAGGCCGACCGAGCCCGAAACGGTAAAAAATAGTAACGTACAACACCCGGAATTCGCTGGTCGTCACCGACCCAACTACTACTCGGGCCCTCAGCAGCTTAACTAGGGCAGAGCGGACGGGATGCCGTGCTTTCTGCTGGGTATGGTCGTACGTGCTAGGAGCATCTGAGAAATGCCATTATATAGTCCAACAGAGGTAGTGGAGAGGAGATCAACAGATTGATCGAGCGGAACCCCCCGAAGCTTGACCTGACCAAATACCACTTGGCCTGACCACCACGATTTTTGGGTCTGGTCAGCTGTGCGTTAGCAACGCTGCTCCAACCGACATGTTCGTCCGGCCAAGTCTAGATGGTCGACGTTGAACATGAGTTTATTGACCATCTGCAAAGGGCATATCTGGATCGCCTCAATAATTAGTGTTTTCGGCAATCGAACTCGAAAAGTACTGGAGGGGTTGTCCTGTTTGCTCTATTGATGCTCTCTCCTCCGAAATATAACGATGTGAGACCCTTTGTGGACATCTCGGGCAACAAAGTCCTGAGGATCTTGCCCAGCAGAGCCAAGTCCAAATACCGAACACAGATAAGTCCCTGCCTCGGTAATTGTACATGAGGCTAATTAGGAGGGGACAGAAGCAGCATAGCGTGGGACATTTCCATTTTCTAATCCTATTTTCTACTAATAACGCGGAGCAAACGCATTCGGGATACGATCTATGCTGCCCAAGATTGACCCGCTTAGCCAAACAATCGACTCCAAGGCGGCAATGTAAACTTAGGTGTTCTTGCGTGTGGCCATGTTGAACATGGGTCTTGCCTTCCAACGTAGCACGTATATGTAAGGTACCTACTTACATACTGCGTGATGGATTGCGCCACCAGACACCAGGTCCTACGAGACAATGCTCCTCCCGGGCCTTGGAGACCGCTTCTCAGCCACAAGACCATAGAAGTGCCGGGTCCTGAAAGGGCCAATTTAATAGTCCAAATCTGGCACCTTCGCGGATCCGGGCCGTCTCCCTTCCGGGCTCATCCAGCACTACCTCCACTGTGCCGGAATCCATTCTGGTAGAATTCTACAGAAATAGTCATATCCAAAAGGGGACTTCAAGGGTCCGCCCGCTCCCTTTCTCCAAACCACGCGTACAAGGCCAGCAACTGCCGGCGTCCTCTATGCAGCAATGGCCACCGTGTTGAACATTTTGCGTTTCTATCGACAACATCTCAGATTAGCAATCTTCAGAAACCGATTACGCTGCTGAACGAGAACGAGAcgagagaaagaaaggaaagaagagagagagactcGCCGTGAACAAGACGGAGAGCACCAAGCTGAACGCGGCCGCGACGTAGACGGGAATGAACACCTCGCGGAGGGCCAAGACGATGGcgtcggtggcggcggcgcgcacCTCGGGCGACAGGGAGCTCAGGTAGGCGCCGCTGGTCCCCGAGACGGCCAGCTGGAGCTGCTCGCGCGACACGCCGGGGAGGACCGCGGCCAGGCGCGAGATGGCGCCGTTGACGaagacggcgccggcgatggCCAGGCCCAGCGCGATGCCGGACAGCTGTGCCAGCATCATGTAGCTGATGGCGTAGGCCATCTCGGCGGGCGGCGTGACGGCCTGGATGACGGCATAGCCGGCCTGGATGAAGCAGCCGGTGCCGACCCCCGTCAGGATCTCGAATCCGTAGATCTGACCCTCTGGCGTGTCGGTGGTGATGCGAGCTGCCAAACTTGCCGGATCAGCTTTCCCAAGTCAAGAAGACATCCAGTGAGCGCCTCCTTGGTGGCAGGGTAAGTTTTAGTTATTAACGGAAACCGAGAAGGGGACGTACACAGCAGCACGCCGCCAACCAAGGTGAGGGCGCTTCCGAAGATGTACCAGGGCTGGAAGTAGCTGAAGCGTGACATGAGATGACCGTTGGCGAGGATCGTGGCGCTCAGGACAAAGATGAGTGGCAGCAGCCGAACGGCGGCCTGGATGGCGCTATCGCCCCTGGTGAACTGGAAGTAGAGCGGCACGTAGTAGATGGGGACGAATCCGGCCGTGTTTACCGCAGCGGCGAGGCAGAAGAGGAGAACCGCGTTCCAGTTCTTCGTGAACTGGACGGGAAATATACGCGTCGTCAGCGTCGTGAAGACGGTGAACGTCTGCTGAAGGGCGAAGAGGATGAAGAGAGCGATCGAGACGATAAAGAGGGCGATGATCTGCCCGCTGTTCCACTCGTGCAGAGCGCCGCCGAGGTTGGTAGCCATGATCAGGGCCGTGATAGCGCCCATACTCAGGACCGTACCGATAATGTCGAACTCGCGAACCAAGGACAGGGACTTGGTGCCCGCGCGCGGCTTGAAGGACGGGATCCAAAAGAGGTACACAGGGGCGAAGAGACCGGCGACGCAAAGGTTGATGTAGAAGGCCCATCGCCAGGTGGCCGGCGACTCGACGAAGGCACCGCCAACGACGGGGCCCAGGACGGTGCCAATACCCCAGACCAGCCCGACAAAGCTCAAGTACCCGGGTCGCTCACGGTCCGAGGTGTTGACCGAGAGCAGCGTCATGACGCCGAGGTACATGCCGTTCCCACCCATGCCAGCAAGCACGCGGCCAACGATGAGCGCATCCATGCTGGGCGCCGCGCCGCAGATGGCCGAGCCGACGTTGAAGAGGATTGACGACAGGATATACAACCATTTTGCGTCGAACAAGCCGTATAACCTTCCAAATGGGAGCACAACGGCCGCGCCACCGAGAAGGAATCTGAAGAAAACAGAAATTAGCCTGTATTAGACACCGGATCTCTTTGGGAAGGTAATGAGGAGTTCAACGGTAGACAGGGTGTAGCCTACCCTACTGACAGCCATGGCAGCTTCAGCACGTCGCCAAAGGCGTTGACTGCCGCCGGTGTGATATCGGCGACCACCGTGTTGTCGAGAGAATAGAGAAAGATGCTCGAAAGGATGGCAATGACGACCAAGACCCACTGTCACGCGAAATATTGGTCGAGGTCAGCTAAGATGCAATATAAATAGTTACCAACTACACGTCGTTTCCGCGCGCAGTAATTACTTACCAATATCCCGTGAATCTGTCTCGGAGATGCATTCGGGTCAGATTTGGCGGCCTCGTTTCCCGTCTTGGCAGGCAAGTTGGCTTCGAGGTTGGAGTCTGATGCAGTTCCTCCTTCTGATGGGCTCTCGCCGGTGGAATCAATGGGTTTCTCCTTGACGCATGTCGTTCCAGAGGCCATGGTGTCAGTGACCGTGTTGGTCTTATTCAACGTCTCTGTGCCTGGATGCGGGATGAAAGTTGGAATGGAAGACAGAAGAAGAATCAACAAAAGTTTGTTAAGCCCAGGAGAGACATAAAGAACTTCGTGCTAAACCGTAGTTTCGTATTGGAAGATGCCCGAAGCGAGTTTGATCCAACTCAGAACATGGGCGGAAGTGAATGAAATAACAGGGGACTGAAGCGACCTGGGATGGTGATTTGGTCAAGGCGAAAAATAATACACGAGCGACAGATGGTTGGTTCTCTGCTAGCCAAACACCACAACTTGATTAATAATGTAATTATGTTCCAGCTTAGAAAT
This DNA window, taken from Thermothelomyces thermophilus ATCC 42464 chromosome 3, complete sequence, encodes the following:
- a CDS encoding general substrate transporter-like protein, with the protein product MATDAPPSYDSIISKVDNNIKQDPTVEGLKRAFDSLDDEEKTILAAREHEPIELNPEQLKQFHQGFSEGFSQVQEHLEWKAANCAEQCKKVATDFLNITDKLSSISSLDGSEESQKLVSDFKSLEKEAEDLEKEAQGIHDSFSNFLADIYEYTARFDSWAQKKEGSLNDKITQLNKDIQDLKKEISKITTAMIAIGAVAGFALPALAVGAAVAGPFAPLVIGIAIFAAVGTVASVTALAFKKSSLDHEIEAKEDEKKKAQEQLGKIQKARTELKDLGKSLDDDVNHIVGVINTAWKYCQADAVEIRRWLEQGQKDADLPPYMAIQLGKADGIYSVVGRYLRKYADALANTSGSS